One genomic segment of Arachis duranensis cultivar V14167 chromosome 4, aradu.V14167.gnm2.J7QH, whole genome shotgun sequence includes these proteins:
- the LOC127746606 gene encoding protein FAR1-RELATED SEQUENCE 5-like: protein MYIISNRYYVMPLNKIAAKCLTRSHWQTYRGDFRKDAMKCKPDGNIVEKVTSQEFSHEGVNSEHISYDQYEQEEEKYEEVDVDYMDEDNTNMEPMFNYHGFDEGYTRTRGFSARKNRTRKSRAGVLRLKNFVCHREGFRPQNNYGIGYFKRKPTPKTRCCYSVMMEIRLDAPSGHWFISYFSDEHNHPLLDPRLTGLLRGHRFMSEVDIGHMINMKKGRISVGQIYRALANQAGGYEYLSFTQRDRYNKIVKQRRQLPGDAYATLKYLEDQATNDPSLYFNHHMDADGTLRNIFWCDGLSRSDYSVFGDVLAFDATYKRNKYMCPLMIFSGVNHHNQIIIFAAALICDEKKDTYMWLLQQLKVAMNGKAPVSVITDGDLSMKFAIEKTFPDAHHRLCAWHLIPNATSNIGVP from the exons ATGTACATAATTAGCAATCGTTATTATGTTATGCCCTTAAACAAAATCGCCGCAAAATGCCTAACAAGAAGTCACTGGCAGACATATCGCGGCGATTTTCGGAAAGACGCCATGAAATGCAAACCTGACGGCAATATAGTGGAG AAAGTTACGAGTCAGGAATTTTCTCATGAAGGGGTTAATAGCGAGCATATATCATATGATCAGTATGAACAGGAGGAAGAAAAATATGAGGAAGTTGATGTGGATTATATGGATGAGGACAACACAAATATGGAACCAATGTTCAATTATCACGGATTCGATGAAGG ATATACAAGGACAAGAGGCTTTAGTGCTCGGAAGAACAGGACCAGGAAGAGTCGTGCAGGTGTACTTAGGTTGAAGAATTTTGTATGTCATCGTGAAGGATTTAGACCGCAAAATAATTATGGCATTGGATACTTTAAGAGAAAACCTACTCCCAAGACAAGGTGTTGCTACAGTGTAATGATGGAGATTCGTCTAGATGCACCTAGTGGTCATtggtttatttcttatttttctgatgAACACAATCATCCGCTTCTGGATCCTCGGTTGACTGGATTGCTTCGTGGGCATAGATTCATGTCCGAGGTTGATATTGGCCACATGATTAACATGAAAAAGGGTAGGATTAGTGTTGGGCAGATATATCGGGCATTAGCAAATCAGGCAGGTGGCTACGAGTATCTCTCTTTCACGCAAAGGGACAGgtataataaaatagtaaagcaGAGGCGCCAATTACCCGGTGATGCATATGCAACTTTGAAGTATCTAGAAGATCAAGCAACAAATGACccttctctttattttaatcATCACATGGATGCCGATGGTACTTTGCGCAATATATTCTGGTGCGATGGTCTTAGTAGGTCAGATTACTCAGTATTTGGCGATGTGTTGGCTTTTGATGCTACCTATAAGAGGAATAAATATATGTGTCCATTGATGATATTTTCTGGTGTCAATCATCACAATCAAATAATTATCTTTGCTGCTGCTTTAATTTGCGATGAGAAAAAAGACACATATATGTGGTTACTACAACAACTGAAGGTGGCAATGAATGGAAAAGCACCTGTTTCGGTTATCACGGATGGTGATCTATCAATGAAGTTCGCCATTGAGAAAACGTTTCCTGATGCACATCATAGATTATGTGCATGGCATCTGATTCCCAATGCAACAAGTAATATTGGCGTGCCCTAG